From Malacoplasma iowae:
TCAAAACAAAACTTTATACAACAAGAAAAGAGATAACAAGAAGTTTTAGTTCACATGGATATGGTATCAAAACAAAACAATATCATTTTTATTTACCTCTTAAATTGTGTTTTAGTTCACATGGATATGGTATCAAAACAAAACTTAAAAGCTTTATAGTACAATAAATATTTAGTTTTAGTTCACATGGATATGGTATCAAAACAAAACGTGTACGCACGGTTACGTTCTATCAAAGTAGTTTTAGTTCACATGGATATGGTATCAAAACAAAACTTTGCTGACTTTGAAACTGTAACTACTGAAGTTTTAGTTCACATGGATATGGTATCAAAACAAAACTTGGTAGATCACACAAGAAAAATAACTTATGTTTTAGTTCACATGGATATGGTATCAAAACAAAACTTCATATTGAATGTATAGTCAGTAATTTCCGTTTTAGTTCACATGGATATGGTATCAAAACAAAACTCAGAGAGGAAAAAACCAAATTTGGTGAAAGTTTTAGTTCACATGGATATGGTATCAAAACAAAACTGCTCCTTGATCTAAATCTTGCATGCAAAAGTTTTAGTTCACATGGATATGGTATCAAAACAAAACTTAATTCATTCTATAATTCTATTTTTCATCGTTTTAGTTCACATGGATATGGTATCAAAACAAAACTTAACTTTGTTATTACGTTGTTATAGTAAAAGTTTTAGTTCACATGGATATGGTATCAAAACAAAACAGGGGGAAAAACTGTCGCAAACTTTGGTGTGTTTTAGTTCACATGGATATGGTATCAAAACAAAACAAATATGAATAATGAAATAATGAATTTATCGTTTTAGTTCACATGGATATGGTATCAAAACAAAACAATTATTGTTAAAGGTTTCAATGCTTTGAAGTTTTATAGTTCACATGGATATGGTATCAAAACAAAACAACACGTTTATAAATAGCATTTTAAAGCATGTTTTAGTTCACATGGATATGGTATCAAAACAAAACATATGAAAACAATTAATTTATCTGATTTTAGTTTTAGTTCACATGGATATGGTATCAAAACAAAACTATATGTGTTAGATATTGCTTTTTGACCAGGTTTTAGTTCACATGGATATGGTATCAAAACAAAACAATGAAAGGATTTAGGTAACATTACACCATGTTTTAGTTCACATGGATATGGTATCAAAACAAAACTAAAATGGCCTTTTTTACTTTTTCAAAAAAGTTTTAGTTCACATGGATATGGTATCAAAACAAAACTGTAACACTTTTTTTAATATAATAAAAAATGTTTTAGTTCACATGGATATGGTATCAAAACAAAACTAAAGTCTCTATTAAGTATTTAGTTATTAAGTTTTAGTTCACATGGATATGGTATCAAAACAAAACTACACTTAATTATGATAAAAAAAATACTATGTTTTAGTTCACATGGATATGGTATCAAAACAAAACTCTTTTCCCTTGAACACTATCTTAAACATTGTTTTAGTTCACATGGATATGGTATCAAAACAAAACATGAAATCACCTTTCACAATCAATTGATTTGTTTTAGTTCACATGGATATGGTATCAAAACAAAACATGGCGTTGAGAGAGTTAAAATCATTTAAAGTTTTAGTTCACATGGATATGGTATCAAAACAAAACAATAATATGAATAATACACATAATATAATTGTTTTAGTTCACATGGATATGGTATCAAAACAAAACTCTCTATTGTTGATGTTTGGATATAATTTATGTTTTAGTTCACATGGATATGGTATCAAAACAAAACGGAGTATTGAGAAATGGAAATCGAAAGTGCGTTTTAGTTCACATGGATATGGTATCAAAACAAAACTGTCACTATCAGTAATATATGCTTTGTATTGTTTTAGTTCACATGGATATGGTATCAAAACAAAACAACTATCTTGCATCTGTTCAAAGTCAACAAGTTTTAGTTCACATGGATATGGTATCAAAACAAAACGGTCGTTGTTATCTATTATAAAAAATCTGCGTTTTAGTTCACATGGATATGGTATCAAAACAAAACATGCGCGCGCATTATGCGCGTACGCGTATTGTTTTAGTTCACATGGATATGGTATCAAAACAAAACTGAGGATGAGGATGAAAAACCTAAGAAATCGTTTTAGTTCACATGGATATGGTATCAAAACAAAACAATAACAATCATAGTAATTAATTACTACATGTTTTAGTTCACATGGATATGGTATCAAAACAAAACCTCAAAATCAACTATTATCTAATATATTTTATTAAGTAATTTATATAAAAATTGGATACACTTTCTTCATTTTTAAGATAATTTTCAATAACTTTATTGTTTATTAATGTATTCATTTTTAATTCAAGATAACTAATAAGTTTATTATAGTCATATATCTCAACTAAAAAATCATTACAAATTACACATGATTCAATTTGAGTTATGTTAACAATATTTTTTCTTAAATCATTTGTAACAAAAATAAAATTGTGACTATTAATGTATTCTGAAATATCATTAATATTAAGTCAATCAATGTCACAAAAAACAAACGTCATTCTTTCATCAAATAAATTATTTTTTATCAAAGAAATAAAAATATTTTTATTAATATTGATCAAATCATTTATTTCAAACAAATTTGAAATAATTTTTTGCATTTCATTTTTTTCTTCGATAACATCAAAACCTATTTTGCTATTTATATATTCTTTTATGTTGTGTATTTTATCATTACCAAGTATTTTATTTGTCTCAATATAATTTATTATCTCTTTAAAAATTTGCGATGACTTATTCAATGATATTAAATCGTTTATTTTTGTAAAATCAGATATAAGTATTATATTATTCTTAAAAATATTTACATCATTAAATCTTGAACCTTTTGCTTGATTTATAAAATCTATTGAAAATTTATTTGGATTTCTTACTTGAAAAATTTTTATACCATTAAAGCTTATTTCATAGTTTTTGTTATTATATAAAATATTTAAAAAATTCATTATATTTTCACATACCTTTCTGATGAATTGTAAATTTCATTTATATTTTTATTCCCTAATATAACCCTCATATCTGAATATTGTTTATCAGTTATTACAAGTACTCTTATATTGCCATCATTGGGCAACTTTCTTTTTAATTTGTCTATTTCACTATCTGTCTTTTCTTTAAAATTAATTATTTTTGAATAAATTGAATATTGAATCATAGTATATCCATTTTTAATTAATTCTTTATGAAAAATTGTATATTCTTTTCTTTCTTTAGATTCAGTACAAGGCAAGTCAAACATAACAATTATTCTCATATATCTACAATTCATAAAAAAAATCAAAAATTGGAAAATTTCCTTGGTTTACAACTGAGTCTATAAAAATATCGATTGCATTATTTACATACTGTAACTTATTGTTTATCATTATTTTTTTATTGAATAAATTTAATATATTCTCCTTATGTTTCATTAAATTATTTTCATTTGTTTTTCAGATTTTATAAACTTCAATGTCAACAATTATTCTAAATGGTTCTATTAAATCACTGCTTAATGCAAAATGATTATGATAAGATTTGTGAAATAAACTAATTCTTGGATCCAATCCTTTTTTTATAATTGATCTTGATATATATCCATTTAAAATGGTGTAACCATAATTAAGTAAAGAGTTAATATAATTATTTTGATCTCTTGTAAAATCAAGTCCAAATAATGTGTTTCAATAAACTTTTGAAGCGTGACCTTCTCTATTTGTGATATCATACTCTTGTACCTGATTCATAAATTCTAAAATAATATTAGAACGTAATTCATTTTTTAAAATGTTTTTAACAAAATAAAATTGATTATATATCTTTTGTTTTATTATATTAGTTCATAAATTAGATTTAAATTTATGATTTCAATTCAATTGAGACTCAAAAATTTTTAATGTATTATAATTTCCATATATTGGAATTATATAACTTTGGGGTTTGTGAAACTATCACAAATTATAGTTAATATATTATTTGATGAAAGTTC
This genomic window contains:
- the cas2 gene encoding CRISPR-associated endonuclease Cas2; translated protein: MRIIVMFDLPCTESKERKEYTIFHKELIKNGYTMIQYSIYSKIINFKEKTDSEIDKLKRKLPNDGNIRVLVITDKQYSDMRVILGNKNINEIYNSSERYVKI
- the cas1 gene encoding type II CRISPR-associated endonuclease Cas1, translated to MIPIYGNYNTLKIFESQLNWNHKFKSNLWTNIIKQKIYNQFYFVKNILKNELRSNIILEFMNQVQEYDITNREGHASKVYWNTLFGLDFTRDQNNYINSLLNYGYTILNGYISRSIIKKGLDPRISLFHKSYHNHFALSSDLIEPFRIIVDIEVYKIWKTNENNLMKHKENILNLFNKKIMINNKLQYVNNAIDIFIDSVVNQGNFPIFDFFYEL